Within Thermodesulfovibrionales bacterium, the genomic segment AAAGTATCCTCCTCCCATCCTCGACGACGGCGGCCGACGTGTCATCGCACGATGTATCTATGCCGAGAATACGCACGGATTATCCGGAAACGCCTAAGGCCATGACCTGGGTCGGGTATGAGGCTGAAAAAGTCCTGCAACCTGCGCCCGCACCCTGAGCACCTATACCGCTATTTATAGTCATACACGCTCGCGCCCTTCGGCAGAGAAAAGTCGAAGGCCGATTCAGGGATGCCGGTATTCACGGTGACATCGGTAAAGGTTATATCGATCCGGTTCGAGCGTTTGTCAAAAATGGTAAGGGAGGCTATCGGAAAGTCCTTGTCCGAAGGGGTTATCGCAAGGGAGAGCACGTTGCCCATCGGTCTCTTCGGCTTCAGGAGGAGCCTTCCGTCTTTCTTCGTGATCTCAAATTCCTTCCCGATATCGCTGAAACCGCTGAGGAGGGCGATCGGGGCCTGGCCATAAATCTCCCTGTCGAATCTGGACTTGAAGGCCTGCTTATCCTGTTTCTGGTAGATGATCATTTCATCGTTGTTGATAACGACCTCCGTATTCTGCTTGTCGCCGCCGCTATACTGCCACCGCATGCGAGAAGGCATCTTCATGAGAAATGTCCCCTTGAATGTGTCTGTCCGGTCGAAGTCTTTGATAAAACTCTTCTGGACAAAATTTCCCCTGATGTCCTTCAACCCTTGATACGCCTTTTCGATCTTTTCGACCGCCGGATCGGCGCCTTCAAAGCCTGAGGCAGGCTGAGAAGAGAGACAGAAGAGAACGGCGAAAGCGCAAAGGAGTCGGAAGGGCAGGAATATCGAGCCGAAACGATTATGGTCCTGAGCAGAGAGATGCACCTCTGTGAGGTCGGACTTGATC encodes:
- a CDS encoding outer membrane lipoprotein carrier protein LolA, with protein sequence MQRDLVAFPEEGESKAIWKEIGRPIKSDLTEVHLSAQDHNRFGSIFLPFRLLCAFAVLFCLSSQPASGFEGADPAVEKIEKAYQGLKDIRGNFVQKSFIKDFDRTDTFKGTFLMKMPSRMRWQYSGGDKQNTEVVINNDEMIIYQKQDKQAFKSRFDREIYGQAPIALLSGFSDIGKEFEITKKDGRLLLKPKRPMGNVLSLAITPSDKDFPIASLTIFDKRSNRIDITFTDVTVNTGIPESAFDFSLPKGASVYDYK